The region AATAATATTAAGGTTAATATCATCATACTGGTGAACAACCAAATTTCTCATTCCAATCATTTGTCGCCAAGGAAGTTTGTTAAACTGAGTTTGAGTTTCCTCTGAAATACGATTAGAAGCTTCTCCTATAATTATAATTCTTAGAATTACTGCATCTTGACATTGCAAATCTGATAAAAATTCTTGTTTACTTTTATTAGCTATATACAATACAGCGAGTTTAGCAGAATCTAAAATATCATAAAGGGATTGATTGTCTCGCATCATAAATAACTACTACTGATGATAAAATTTCGGAACGACGAAAATGATTTCGACTATTTTTAATTCCTTCACGAGTAATTAAGTCCACATCACGGTTAAAGATTGACTTTAATTCATCTTTGATGTCAACTAAGGTAAATAATGTGGGATGAGCATTTGGAGCAAAATCAATTAATATATCAATGTCACTTTTATCATTAAAGTCATCCCGCAAAACTGAACCAAATAAAGAAAATTCAATTATTTTACAACGCTTACAAATGTCTTGAATTGTTTTTATCGGTATTTCTATATTTTTAATTTTCATGATCGTTTTAATTCTATTTTTCTATAATCTCTTTGATTTTTATTATATCATTTTTCTGCTGTCACTTTCAATGAAATATTCTTCCGCGTTATATGACAATTTAATTGGCCATGGTTTAAGTCTCCCTTTTTATCCTAAATTAGCGGTTACTTTTGCAGATTCTAAGGGATAATGATGTAATAAAATCAATTGATTTTCTTGTAATGTTTCAATCGCATAAGCTCGTCCAGAAGTATCACTAAATTCGACTTCAAAAACCTTTGGTTCATACACTTCTACAATGGTTCCAACTTGTCCCCGATATAATCCTAATTGGGGTAAGTCTTCTAATAAAGCAACGACATCTAATAGTTTCATGAGATCATTTACTTAAAGTACATAACAAGTGACTAAACGGGGAAATTTTTCGTCTTTTCTGATTATCCAAACACTGTGAATAATAGCTACTTTATTTTGATGCGTTAGAGGAAAATCAATAACATATTTTTGTCCATATTGATTAGTTTTATCAGGAATAGCATCATAGGTTTTTACGACTTCTAAAAGTGCATTTTTAAGAATTTGAACATTGTTACTGTCAAGATTCAATGCTGATTTAAAAACTCGTGCTTTATGTTGTCCATCTGGATGATTAGGATTGAGAGAATAACCCAATAATTTGTTATCATCTATGATGGCATTGTCAGAATTAGGAAGTTTCACATTATACTAACTTGTCAATTATTGTAATGGGTGATTTAGATTTTAATATCTTTCTTTATTTTAGAGTCATTAAAAAGAAGAAACTTAACTAAATTGTAATGACTTTTTAGGCACCAAGCTTCATAATTATCTGGATTAATTTCTAACACTCTATCATAACTATAGATAGCATCTTCATAACGATTTAATTTTCCTAGAATTTTTGCTCTATTAGTCCAAGTCATTTCATCATTAGGTTGAATAGCTAAAGCTTTATCATAAGCTAATATAGCTTCTTCATAAGCTTCTATTATAAAAAAATTATTACCCTTCAATCTCCAATAATCAGCCGTATTACAATTTCCTACAATTTGTAGATAATCTAATTCAAAAGTGTGTAACTCTGCATGAAGCGTTGTTAACTCTAACTCTTTTTGAATTAATTCTGTTTCTATTAAAGTTAATTCTGCGTTTTTTTGCTCTAATTCTTCCACTTCTGGAGTTTTATTCAAAATAATCTCATAGATCATACCCTAACCTCAATTAAGTATCTAGGTTTAGTATTCCCCAATTTTGCCGAAAATTAACATTGATTCCTTATGATGATCGTACCTCATCAACCTTCTTAATCTGACTTCTTAACCATTCATTAACTAAAATGTTAATTTCAACCCCTTGTTGTTTCGCTAATTCTGTCATAAATTCATTGACATCGGGTTCAAGATAAATAGGAAACTCAAACACGACATCAGGATGATAAAACTTTCCCTGTTCTCCTTGAGAAAAATCGTACTTTGCTTTCATAATCTTCTTTATTAAGTTTAATCTACAATAAAGACAAACAAAAACCCGCTCATTGAACGGGTTTCTGTGAATCGGAGCGGCGGGATTCGAACCCACGACCCCTACTACCCCAAAGTAGTGCGCTACCAAGCTGCGCTACGCCCCGAAGACTCACAATTTCCAATTATACAGGTAATGATTGGTAAATAGCAAATTAAAATATTGTTAAATTTTGAATTCCCTCAATTAACTCCTTAACAACCCCTTCGGGCCAGTTTCCCTCACAACGACGACCCCCATTAACAATCAATCGTAGGCAATAAGCGTCAGGGTATCCTTCTACCTCTAACCATAACTTGTCACTTTCAGCCTCACAAGCGATTCTCTCCTGATCCATTAATTCCTCAGTCATAGCAGTCATGGTGTCGGCTAACTGTTGCACTAATCGACAAAAATCGTTAAATTCAGCAGCAGTAAGTTCTATGGCCCAATCATCACCCCCCACTAACCCCTGATAGGTTGAAACTTGGGGATTCCAACCTAAACGCCATCCTCTGCCTTTTTTGAGTATGCGATCGCTCATGGCCCTAATAATTGAGCATCTCCAGGTTTAGACAGAGTGGG is a window of Aphanothece sacrum FPU1 DNA encoding:
- a CDS encoding HepT-like ribonuclease domain-containing protein, whose amino-acid sequence is MMRDNQSLYDILDSAKLAVLYIANKSKQEFLSDLQCQDAVILRIIIIGEASNRISEETQTQFNKLPWRQMIGMRNLVVHQYDDINLNIIWDTVNNDLPKLIRELEKLFETR
- a CDS encoding tetratricopeptide repeat protein → MNKTPEVEELEQKNAELTLIETELIQKELELTTLHAELHTFELDYLQIVGNCNTADYWRLKGNNFFIIEAYEEAILAYDKALAIQPNDEMTWTNRAKILGKLNRYEDAIYSYDRVLEINPDNYEAWCLKSHYNLVKFLLFNDSKIKKDIKI
- a CDS encoding DUF6883 domain-containing protein, with the translated sequence MKLPNSDNAIIDDNKLLGYSLNPNHPDGQHKARVFKSALNLDSNNVQILKNALLEVVKTYDAIPDKTNQYGQKYVIDFPLTHQNKVAIIHSVWIIRKDEKFPRLVTCYVL
- a CDS encoding DUF1818 family protein; amino-acid sequence: MSDRILKKGRGWRLGWNPQVSTYQGLVGGDDWAIELTAAEFNDFCRLVQQLADTMTAMTEELMDQERIACEAESDKLWLEVEGYPDAYCLRLIVNGGRRCEGNWPEGVVKELIEGIQNLTIF
- a CDS encoding nucleotidyltransferase family protein, giving the protein MKIKNIEIPIKTIQDICKRCKIIEFSLFGSVLRDDFNDKSDIDILIDFAPNAHPTLFTLVDIKDELKSIFNRDVDLITREGIKNSRNHFRRSEILSSVVVIYDARQSIPL
- a CDS encoding DUF4926 domain-containing protein, which encodes MKLLDVVALLEDLPQLGLYRGQVGTIVEVYEPKVFEVEFSDTSGRAYAIETLQENQLILLHHYPLESAKVTANLG